CGGCCCTATCAGCGGCTTCTGGCGACCCAAGGATATCAACAAACGAATCGTGCAATGGCGGGCCGATACATTTTTCGAGCACGTCCATGGCTGGTATCCGGTGCTCAAGCTTCGACAAGGCGTATTTGACCTCCATGGATGGAGGAAATGCAAAGGATTGTCGGGAACAATCCTAGCGGATACAGGCCGTGATCCTCTCTTTCGGGTCAGTTAAACGTGCCATCAAGATCAAAAAAGGCGTGCATGTGGAATGGGCGACACGGTCATATAGCGATTATTGAACGTCTCAATTGCAGTATAGAACCGTTGGTGGGCGCACCAAACGCACTACGAAAAGTTTAAAGTCAAGACTTTGACCACCAAGGACGGTGGCAATGCACCGGATTGTCCGGAACAATCCTAGCGATCCTGTCCCCCTTTCTAGCCGTCTTCCTCAAACTCCACCAATAGCTCTGTTGGTCCAGATCCAGCGTTGATTGGCCAATCGGGTAGGTTGAGGTCATACGGACATGCCGAAACAACACAGATGAGGTCCATTCGTGCCGTCAGCTGGACATAGGCGCCCGGCTTAACCGGGTTCGGGGGTGAAACGAACGTACCATCTGGCTCGACACGCGTATTGGTAAAGAAGTTGATCGGCTGCGGAATTACGTCGATCTCGTATCCCAATCGCTGCATCGACATGCGCAGGTTGTCCGAGCAGCTCGCGTGCGGTCCCTCGTAGCCTAACTGTTCGTATCGAAATTGGTCGCAGGCGGCGATCATCATGTCGTGCACGCCACCAGCGCCGTCTTCCGCAAAATCGAGCATCGGCCGCCTGAACCGACTCAGCAACGCATCGTCTTGCCGGGGACGGACGGTACGCGTCCATACCCACGTATGGTTGGGCGATAACCACTCACGCACGTTGTCGGCATTAAACGCGAAGAAGTCCGCGGCTTGCTGTCCGTGCGGAGTGACAATCCGCATCGTTCTCCCGGCACCCAGCCGGAAAGCACGACCTTCGCGCGCAGGAATTGTCAATTTATGCATCATGAGCTAGCTGCCATATAACGCTAATCGAATACGTAAATAGCAGTATATCTCCGTTGATGGGCGAGGCGTGCGGTTTAGTTTCATAAAAGGGCTCTAACGCTGTCGAGACATTCTTGAATGTGGCATTGCAAAACCTGACCCTAATTTCGTCAAAAAGATTCCTGATACCTTTTCACGTTAACACGCTCGTTTCTGGGGCACTGTGCTGAAATGATGCTATCGGCCACGCGATAATTAAGCTAAATATAATAGCATTGGGATAAATTTCCTGGGTAGGCCATGGCCGCATCCGGTAAAACGAAAGTCCAACCAAGATGTCGACGTCTAAAAACATCACGCCGTTCCTGATCGCCATCATCACTGTTGGCTTGATCCTGCCGTTTGCCACATGGGCTTGGGCAAGAGCCATCGGCAGTGGTGTCATGTATGATCGCCCGCCCGACCTAATACTGATTTCATTTAATCTCGCCTCTTTTCTTGTTCTAGCTACTTTAGCCTATTTCGTATTGCGAAAGCCTGCCCCCATGGATGTTACGGTGCGTGTGGTTCGGACCTACGCGGTAGCCGGGGGTCTGCTTGCCTTGACCGGCATAAGCGTATATCTGCAAATGAATTACTGGTTGTCGACCTCATCCACTACTGGACTGATTTTTTTATTTTATTTGCCTTATACGTTGTTTTTCATTGCCATCGGCTGGGCACTGGGATGGGGCGTCGGAAAATTCCAGGCGAGGCTGACTGGCACGAAATCTCGTACTATTGCAAATGCCACTAATGTTAGCGTGCTCGCGCTGTATGCTGCTGCCAATTTGTACGCCAGTAATTTTGGGCGCTTCAACTTGCCTGCGCCGCTCGGCGTCACCACGACAGAATCTTTAATGCAGAAAGAACGCTTCTTTCAAGCACCCGCTGCCTTGGGGGCGATCACGTCAATGCAGTTAAAGCCGTGCGACCCGACAAGTGACGGCGACCTCACGATTACCGGTCGTGGCGGTGTGGCCGATATTTCGGAAGACGGTACCCTGCGGTCTTTTATGAAATTCGAGACAGTAGCAGGATTTAATGTTTTTCCTGTCGATGTGGAGGGTGATGGCGCGTGCGAGTATGTCGATAACGCTGGCGGATGGTCACCGGTCAAATTGATCGACCACCAAGGCAAACGGCGTTGGGCGTATGGAAAAAACATGTCAACCCGCGAAGACAAGGGATTAACACAAATCGACTACTCGCCGCGGGACATCATCGCGTTTGACGTGGACAATGATGG
This Gammaproteobacteria bacterium DNA region includes the following protein-coding sequences:
- a CDS encoding urea carboxylase-associated family protein; translated protein: MMHKLTIPAREGRAFRLGAGRTMRIVTPHGQQAADFFAFNADNVREWLSPNHTWVWTRTVRPRQDDALLSRFRRPMLDFAEDGAGGVHDMMIAACDQFRYEQLGYEGPHASCSDNLRMSMQRLGYEIDVIPQPINFFTNTRVEPDGTFVSPPNPVKPGAYVQLTARMDLICVVSACPYDLNLPDWPINAGSGPTELLVEFEEDG
- a CDS encoding HAD family hydrolase, with the translated sequence MEVKYALSKLEHRIPAMDVLEKCIGPPLHDSFVDILGSPEAADRAVGLYRERFGSIGMYENRLYAGVKESLGRLCDHVES